One segment of Macaca fascicularis isolate 582-1 chromosome 2, T2T-MFA8v1.1 DNA contains the following:
- the KCNMB2 gene encoding calcium-activated potassium channel subunit beta-2 isoform X1: MHCGSFCHSSRTSTVRKGDPGPTFSKMFIWTSGRTSSSYRHDEKRNIYQKIRDHDLLDKRKTVTALKAGEDRAILLGLAMMVCSIMMYFLLGITLLRSYMQSVWTEESQCTLLNASITETFNCSFSCGPDCWKLSQYPCLQVYVNLTSSGEKLLLYHTEETIKINQKCSYIPKCGKNFEESMSLVNVVMENFRKYQHFSCYSDPEGNQKSVILTKLYSSNVLFHSLFWPTCMMAGGVAIVAMVKLTQYLSLLCERIQRINR, translated from the exons GTCTTTTTGCCATTCCTCCAGGACATCCACCGTAAGGAAAGGAGACCCTGGACCAACATTCTCTAAGATGTTTATATGGACCAGTGGCCGGACCTCTTCATCTTATAGACATGATGAAAAAAG AAATATTTACCAGAAAATCAGAGACCATGACCTCCTGGACAAAAGGAAAACAGTCACAGCACTGAAGGCAGGAGAGGACCGAGCCATTCTCCTGGGACTGGCCATGATGGTGTGCTCCATCATGATGTACTTTCTGCTGGGAATCACACTCCTGCGCTCATACATGCAAAG CGTGTGGACCGAAGAGTCTCAATGCACCTTGCTGAATGCATCCATCACGGAAACATTTAATTGCTCCTTCAGCTGCGGTCCAGACTGCTGGAAACTCTCTCAGTACCCCTGCCTCCAGGTGTACGTTAACCTGACTTCTTCCGGGGAAAAGCTCCTCCTCTACCACACAGAAGAGACAATAAAAATCAATCAGAAG TGCTCCTATATACCTAAGTGTGGAAAAAATTTTGAAGAATCCATGTCCCTGGTGAATGTTGTCATGGAAAACTTCAGGAAGTATCAACACTTTTCCTGCTATTCTGACCCAGAAGGAAACCAGAAGAGCGTTATCCTAACCAAACTCTACAGTTCCAACGTGCTGTTCCATTCACTCTTCTGGCCAACCTGTATGATGGCTGGAGGTGTGGCAATTGTTGCCATGGTGAAACTTACACAGTACCTCTCCCTACTCTGTGAGAGGATCCAACGGATCAATAGATAA
- the KCNMB2 gene encoding calcium-activated potassium channel subunit beta-2 isoform X2 produces MFIWTSGRTSSSYRHDEKRNIYQKIRDHDLLDKRKTVTALKAGEDRAILLGLAMMVCSIMMYFLLGITLLRSYMQSVWTEESQCTLLNASITETFNCSFSCGPDCWKLSQYPCLQVYVNLTSSGEKLLLYHTEETIKINQKCSYIPKCGKNFEESMSLVNVVMENFRKYQHFSCYSDPEGNQKSVILTKLYSSNVLFHSLFWPTCMMAGGVAIVAMVKLTQYLSLLCERIQRINR; encoded by the exons ATGTTTATATGGACCAGTGGCCGGACCTCTTCATCTTATAGACATGATGAAAAAAG AAATATTTACCAGAAAATCAGAGACCATGACCTCCTGGACAAAAGGAAAACAGTCACAGCACTGAAGGCAGGAGAGGACCGAGCCATTCTCCTGGGACTGGCCATGATGGTGTGCTCCATCATGATGTACTTTCTGCTGGGAATCACACTCCTGCGCTCATACATGCAAAG CGTGTGGACCGAAGAGTCTCAATGCACCTTGCTGAATGCATCCATCACGGAAACATTTAATTGCTCCTTCAGCTGCGGTCCAGACTGCTGGAAACTCTCTCAGTACCCCTGCCTCCAGGTGTACGTTAACCTGACTTCTTCCGGGGAAAAGCTCCTCCTCTACCACACAGAAGAGACAATAAAAATCAATCAGAAG TGCTCCTATATACCTAAGTGTGGAAAAAATTTTGAAGAATCCATGTCCCTGGTGAATGTTGTCATGGAAAACTTCAGGAAGTATCAACACTTTTCCTGCTATTCTGACCCAGAAGGAAACCAGAAGAGCGTTATCCTAACCAAACTCTACAGTTCCAACGTGCTGTTCCATTCACTCTTCTGGCCAACCTGTATGATGGCTGGAGGTGTGGCAATTGTTGCCATGGTGAAACTTACACAGTACCTCTCCCTACTCTGTGAGAGGATCCAACGGATCAATAGATAA